The Cellulophaga sp. RHA19 genome includes the window CATAGCCTAAAGACATTCCCATTTGCATTAATGCTTTTCTTCTGTCCATTATAAGTTTCCTTTTTTAAGTTCTTGTGCTGCGTGGTTTGCTGCTCTTGCTGTAAAAGCCATATATGTTAAAGACGGATTTACACAACTTGCAGATGCCATAAAAGCCCCGTCTGTAATATATACATTTGGTACTGCGTGTATTTGGTTATGTGCATTTACTACAGATGTTTTTGGATCTTTACCCATACGAGCTGTACCCATTTCATGTATACCGTGTCCCATATTATACTTACCGTTTCTAGCTTTAATATCTTTAAAACCTGCTTTTTTCAGCATTTCTGTAGCTTGGTTTACCATATCTTCTCTCATTTTATGCTCGTTATCTCTAATTTCTGCATCAAAATTTACTGTTGGTAACCCCCATTCGTCCAATTTATCATAATCTAAAAACATACGGTTGTCTTGGTATGGTAGTATTTCTCCAAAACCACCAACACCCATTGTCCAACCTCCTGGTTTTAAAATAGCATCCTTTAATGGTGCTCCCATTGTAAGTTCTGCCACGGCATCTTTCCAGTTTTTACGACTGGCACTTCCTTGGTAACCATAACCTCTTATAAAATCTTTACTGTTAGATGTACCTCCTAAATTTTTAAATCTAGGAATGTAAATACCACCAGGACGTCTTCCTTTATAATATTTATCTTCAAAACCATCTATAGTTCCACTTGCTCCTGTTCCTAAATGATGATCCATAACGTTTCTTCCTACCTGGTCAGAATCATTTCCTAATCCGTTAGGAAAACGATCTGATTTAGATTGTAATAATATTGATGCCGATGCCATAGAGGATGCACACAAGAAAATTACTTTTGCCTTAAAAACATATTCCTCCTTGGTAAGTCTGTCTATCACTTTTACACCACTCGCCTTTTTTGTATTTGGGTCATAAACTACCTCAGACACAATAGAATCTGGTCTTAAAGTCATATTCCCAGTACGTTCTGCTGCTGGTAAAGTAGATGAGTTACTACTAAAATATCCTCCAAATGGGCAACCACGTGTACAACGATTTCTAAACTGACACTTGGTACGACCTTCAAATTTTTTATCTCCAGTAATGTGCGCTATTCTGCCGGCAGTTACCACTCTACCATCCATATTTTTACCAACACCATCTCTAAAATGTTGTTCTACACAGTTGTGTTCCATCATAGGTAAAAACTGTCCGTCTGGCAATTGTTCTA containing:
- a CDS encoding GMC oxidoreductase; its protein translation is MSKFYFNEEQDFYDAIVVGTGISGGWAAKELCENGLKTLVLERGKMVEHINDYTTAHLDSWDFPNGGKLTREQKAQQLKQTRTGRVNNADVNNWFVNDIKHPYTETKPFDWVRGYHVGGRSIMWGRHSYRWSEIDFEANAKDGHGVDWPVRYKDIAPWYDKVETYIGVSGENLGLEQLPDGQFLPMMEHNCVEQHFRDGVGKNMDGRVVTAGRIAHITGDKKFEGRTKCQFRNRCTRGCPFGGYFSSNSSTLPAAERTGNMTLRPDSIVSEVVYDPNTKKASGVKVIDRLTKEEYVFKAKVIFLCASSMASASILLQSKSDRFPNGLGNDSDQVGRNVMDHHLGTGASGTIDGFEDKYYKGRRPGGIYIPRFKNLGGTSNSKDFIRGYGYQGSASRKNWKDAVAELTMGAPLKDAILKPGGWTMGVGGFGEILPYQDNRMFLDYDKLDEWGLPTVNFDAEIRDNEHKMREDMVNQATEMLKKAGFKDIKARNGKYNMGHGIHEMGTARMGKDPKTSVVNAHNQIHAVPNVYITDGAFMASASCVNPSLTYMAFTARAANHAAQELKKGNL